One region of Caldimonas thermodepolymerans genomic DNA includes:
- a CDS encoding GntR family transcriptional regulator, with protein sequence MAKRSFQPPSPLPVDPADGAATRTLIEQTYTTLRDDIIEGRLAPDSRLRIEHLRQQYQVGAGTLREALTRLVSDALVVAEGQRGFRVAPIAIEDLEDITRLRVHIETDALRQSIRCGDDAWRARVTAAYEALSAEEQPVRPERRRQWEALNLRFHEALLSGHASPWTQRVLRLLARHSERYRSYAIGLPDSGRDVHAEHTEIYQLAISGQEARAALALEAHISATPYMLIRALREGRIVLPGARPPAAAHARATPAGAGAAPQQRPWTQPAGEPLAT encoded by the coding sequence ATGGCCAAGCGTTCCTTCCAGCCGCCCAGCCCCCTCCCCGTCGACCCGGCCGACGGCGCGGCCACGCGCACCCTGATCGAACAGACCTACACCACGCTGCGCGACGACATCATCGAGGGCCGGCTGGCACCGGACAGCCGCCTGCGCATCGAGCACCTGCGGCAGCAGTACCAGGTCGGTGCCGGCACGCTGCGCGAGGCCCTGACCCGGCTGGTCAGCGACGCGCTGGTGGTGGCCGAGGGGCAGCGGGGCTTTCGCGTGGCGCCGATCGCGATCGAGGACCTGGAAGACATCACGCGCCTGCGGGTGCACATCGAGACCGACGCCCTGCGCCAGTCGATCCGCTGCGGCGACGACGCCTGGCGCGCGCGCGTGACGGCGGCCTACGAGGCCCTGTCGGCGGAGGAGCAGCCGGTGCGGCCCGAGCGCCGCCGCCAGTGGGAGGCGCTCAACCTGCGCTTCCATGAAGCGCTGCTGTCCGGCCACGCCTCGCCCTGGACGCAGCGAGTGCTGCGCCTGCTGGCGCGCCACAGCGAGCGCTACCGCAGCTATGCGATCGGCCTGCCCGACAGCGGGCGTGACGTCCACGCCGAGCACACCGAGATCTACCAGCTGGCGATCAGCGGCCAGGAGGCGCGCGCCGCCTTGGCGCTCGAAGCGCACATCAGCGCGACGCCTTACATGCTGATCCGTGCCCTGCGCGAGGGGCGCATTGTCCTGCCGGGCGCGCGCCCGCCGGCCGCGGCGCACGCACGCGCGACGCCCGCCGGGGCCGGTGCCGCGCCGCAACAGCGGCCGTGGACGCAGCCCGCGGGTGAACCGCTTGCCACGTGA
- a CDS encoding sigma-54-dependent Fis family transcriptional regulator has protein sequence MPTLLPPLPSDADLRRLVHFSTVDGRIWLADQRMLLLHAASLQALRRELMSSLGPEHTRRLLMRAGYTAGTRDAMLARKVRPDASLFDAFAVGPQLHMLEGAVRVTPQVLEVDEAQGHFRGVFRWDHSWEAEMHQRSCGPSDEPVCWMLLGYASGYTSGFFGRPALFKEVQCSASGHDCCLIEGRFAHEWPDGEQLARDYDPDSMLVRIDELRSQVEALRTQLQPADDQGPLIGHSPAFRQTVELLRKAAPTEVTVLLTGETGVGKERFARALHAMGPRADKPFVAVNCAALPAELIESELFGAEKGAYTGANATRIGRFERAHGGTLLLDELGELPLPAQAKLLRVLQQGEVERLGSTQARKVDVRVVAATNVDLEKAVEEGRFRRDLLYRLNVYPIRIPPLRERAEDIELLAMHLLQKYAARHGKRVEGFTDLALAAMRAHPWPGNVRELENLVERGVILASSGGMVDAPMLFPQLTSADMLTVNASGGLESNAACAQQADFYDMLQRSGLTLDAMEDALIREAVQRAGGNLSAAARALGITRPQLSYRLSRIQDDARRAT, from the coding sequence ATGCCCACGCTCCTGCCACCGCTGCCGTCCGACGCCGACCTGCGTCGCCTGGTCCATTTCTCCACGGTGGACGGGCGCATCTGGCTGGCGGACCAGCGCATGCTGCTGCTCCACGCGGCGAGCCTGCAGGCGTTGCGGCGCGAGCTGATGTCCAGCCTGGGGCCGGAGCACACCCGGCGCCTGCTCATGCGCGCGGGTTACACCGCAGGCACGCGCGACGCGATGCTGGCGCGCAAGGTGCGCCCCGACGCGTCGCTGTTCGACGCCTTTGCCGTCGGGCCCCAGCTGCACATGCTCGAAGGCGCGGTGCGCGTCACGCCGCAGGTGCTCGAGGTCGACGAGGCGCAAGGTCACTTCCGCGGCGTGTTCCGCTGGGACCACAGCTGGGAGGCCGAGATGCACCAGCGCAGCTGCGGGCCGTCGGACGAGCCCGTGTGCTGGATGCTGCTGGGCTATGCCTCGGGCTACACGAGCGGCTTCTTCGGCCGCCCGGCGCTGTTCAAGGAGGTCCAGTGCTCGGCCAGCGGCCATGACTGTTGCCTGATCGAAGGCCGTTTCGCGCACGAATGGCCCGACGGCGAGCAGCTGGCACGCGACTACGACCCGGATTCGATGCTGGTGCGCATCGACGAGCTGCGCTCGCAGGTCGAGGCGCTGCGCACGCAGCTGCAGCCGGCCGACGACCAGGGGCCGCTGATCGGGCATTCCCCGGCGTTCCGGCAGACCGTCGAGCTGCTGCGCAAGGCCGCCCCGACCGAGGTCACGGTGCTGCTGACCGGCGAAACCGGCGTCGGCAAGGAGCGCTTCGCGCGCGCGCTGCATGCGATGGGGCCCCGTGCGGACAAGCCCTTCGTCGCGGTCAACTGCGCGGCGCTGCCGGCCGAGCTGATCGAAAGCGAGTTGTTCGGTGCGGAAAAGGGCGCCTATACCGGTGCCAACGCGACGCGCATCGGCCGCTTCGAGCGCGCCCACGGCGGCACCCTGCTGCTGGACGAACTGGGCGAGCTGCCGCTGCCGGCGCAGGCCAAGCTGCTGCGCGTGCTCCAGCAGGGCGAGGTGGAGCGGCTGGGGTCGACCCAGGCCCGCAAGGTCGATGTGCGGGTGGTCGCCGCCACCAACGTCGACCTGGAGAAGGCGGTGGAGGAGGGGCGCTTCCGGCGCGACCTGCTGTACCGGCTGAACGTCTACCCGATCCGCATCCCGCCGCTGCGCGAACGGGCCGAGGACATCGAGCTGCTGGCCATGCACCTGCTGCAGAAGTACGCCGCGCGGCACGGCAAGCGCGTCGAGGGCTTCACCGACCTGGCGCTGGCCGCGATGCGCGCCCATCCCTGGCCGGGCAACGTGCGCGAGCTCGAGAACCTGGTCGAGCGTGGCGTGATCCTTGCGTCGTCGGGCGGCATGGTCGATGCCCCGATGCTGTTCCCCCAGCTGACTTCCGCCGACATGCTGACGGTCAATGCTTCCGGCGGCCTGGAGAGCAACGCCGCCTGCGCCCAGCAGGCCGACTTCTACGACATGCTGCAGCGCAGCGGCCTGACGCTGGATGCGATGGAGGACGCGCTGATCCGCGAGGCGGTCCAGCGCGCCGGCGGCAACCTGTCGGCGGCGGCTCGGGCGCTGGGGATCACCCGTCCCCAGCTGAGCTACCGCCTCTCGCGCATCCAGGACGACGCGCGCCGCGCGACCTGA
- a CDS encoding phenol hydroxylase subunit — protein sequence MTRTAPPPAAEPAMPACDLTQKFVRVLGRKDDLVEFSFSVGWPELSVELLLPTPAFEAFCAEHRVRYLPDD from the coding sequence ATGACGCGAACCGCCCCGCCCCCTGCCGCCGAGCCTGCCATGCCGGCGTGCGACCTGACCCAGAAGTTCGTGCGCGTCCTCGGCCGCAAGGACGACCTCGTCGAGTTCAGCTTCTCGGTCGGCTGGCCGGAACTGTCGGTCGAACTGCTGCTGCCGACGCCGGCCTTCGAAGCCTTCTGCGCGGAGCACCGCGTGCGCTACCTGCCCGACGACTGA
- a CDS encoding phenol hydroxylase → MNIDLQAREIQPLRHTFARVAAYTGDKPASRYLEATLGAQPSANFHYRPTWEPEFELFDTRRTAVKMKDWDSLRDPRQFYYATWTMARARQQDAMEANYQFVESRGLLDKMPDAVRSHACDVLMPLRHVAWGGNMNNCTICARGYGTAFTAPAMLHAMDQLGVAQYLTRLGLAMDEPGVLDAGRNAWLHDAHWQVLRRYVEDTLVLQDPFELFIAQNLALDGLLYPLMLGHFVDEHLALQGGTAVAMLTAFIPEWHDESARWIDAVVKVAAAESEGNRRLLTDWYVTYAWQARAALTPVAELALGEVGATAMQEVREALDARARKAGLDV, encoded by the coding sequence ATGAACATCGACCTGCAGGCGCGCGAGATCCAGCCCTTGCGCCACACCTTCGCCCGCGTGGCGGCCTACACGGGCGACAAGCCGGCTTCGCGCTACCTCGAAGCCACACTCGGCGCGCAGCCGAGCGCCAACTTCCACTACCGCCCCACCTGGGAGCCGGAATTCGAGCTGTTCGACACCCGGCGCACCGCGGTGAAGATGAAGGACTGGGACAGCCTGCGGGACCCGCGCCAGTTCTACTACGCGACCTGGACCATGGCGCGCGCACGCCAGCAGGACGCGATGGAGGCGAACTACCAGTTCGTCGAATCGCGCGGCCTGCTCGACAAGATGCCCGATGCCGTGCGCTCCCACGCCTGTGACGTGCTGATGCCGCTGCGCCACGTGGCCTGGGGCGGCAACATGAACAACTGCACCATCTGCGCGCGCGGCTACGGCACCGCCTTCACCGCGCCGGCCATGCTGCATGCGATGGACCAGCTGGGCGTGGCGCAGTACCTCACGCGGCTGGGGCTCGCGATGGACGAGCCCGGCGTGCTCGACGCCGGTCGCAACGCCTGGCTGCACGACGCCCACTGGCAGGTGCTGCGCCGCTACGTGGAAGACACGCTGGTGCTGCAGGACCCGTTCGAGCTGTTCATCGCGCAGAACCTCGCCCTCGACGGCCTGCTGTATCCGCTGATGCTGGGCCACTTCGTCGACGAGCACCTGGCCCTGCAGGGCGGCACGGCCGTCGCGATGCTCACCGCCTTCATCCCCGAATGGCACGACGAGAGCGCGCGCTGGATCGACGCGGTCGTCAAGGTCGCCGCGGCCGAATCCGAAGGCAACCGCCGCCTGCTCACCGACTGGTACGTCACCTACGCCTGGCAGGCGCGCGCCGCACTGACGCCGGTCGCCGAGCTGGCCCTGGGCGAGGTGGGGGCCACGGCCATGCAGGAGGTGCGCGAGGCACTGGACGCCCGCGCACGCAAGGCCGGCCTGGACGTCTGA
- a CDS encoding MmoB/DmpM family protein, translating to MTTAATSKVFIAFQDNEEARPVIEAIQADNPEAVTVHSPGLVKIDAPGRLVIRRATVEEHTGRPFDLQQIHVNLVTLSGHIDEDDDEFTLRWNH from the coding sequence ATGACGACCGCAGCCACCTCCAAGGTGTTCATCGCGTTCCAGGACAACGAGGAAGCCCGTCCGGTGATCGAGGCCATCCAGGCCGACAACCCCGAGGCCGTGACCGTCCATTCGCCCGGGCTCGTGAAGATCGACGCCCCGGGGCGCCTGGTCATCCGCCGCGCCACGGTCGAGGAACACACCGGCCGCCCGTTCGACCTGCAGCAGATCCACGTGAACCTCGTCACCCTGTCCGGCCACATCGACGAGGACGACGACGAGTTCACGCTGCGCTGGAACCACTGA
- a CDS encoding aromatic/alkene/methane monooxygenase hydroxylase/oxygenase subunit alpha, whose amino-acid sequence MDTRVTRKKLGLKERYAAMTRGLGWETTYQPMEKVFPYDRYEGIKIHDWDKWEDPFRLTMDAYWKYQGEKEKKLYAVIEAFAQNNGQLSVSDARYVNALKLFIQGVTPLEYYAHRGFAHVGRHFTGVGARVAAQMQSIDELRHFQTETHAISHYNKYFNGMHNAAHWFDRVWYLSVPKSFFEDALTAGPFEFLTAVSFSFEYVLTNLLFVPFMSGAAHNGDMSTVTFGFSAQSDESRHMTLGIECIKFMLEQDPDNVPIVQRWIDKWFWRGYRVLTLVAMMQDYMLPKRVMSWKEAWEMYAEQNGGALFRDLARYGIREPLGWKEACEGKDHISHQAWNTFYNYAAAAPFHTWVPSDEEMAWLSEKYPESFDRLYRPRLEYYRERQQQGKRFYNKTLPMLCTTCQIPMVFTEPGDPTKTCYRESDYFGNKYHFCSDGCKQIFDHEPEKYVQSWLPVHQIYQGHCFKPDVDPTQPGFDALGAVLDWYGLNFGRDNLDFEGSEDQKNFAAWRGEAKGDTTQEGASA is encoded by the coding sequence ATGGACACCCGAGTCACCCGCAAGAAGCTCGGCCTCAAGGAACGCTACGCCGCGATGACGCGTGGCCTCGGCTGGGAGACCACGTACCAGCCGATGGAGAAAGTCTTCCCGTACGACCGCTACGAGGGCATCAAGATCCACGACTGGGACAAGTGGGAGGACCCCTTCCGCCTGACCATGGACGCCTACTGGAAGTACCAAGGCGAGAAGGAGAAGAAGCTCTACGCGGTCATCGAGGCCTTCGCGCAGAACAACGGCCAGCTGAGCGTCTCCGACGCACGCTACGTCAACGCGCTCAAGCTGTTCATCCAGGGCGTCACGCCGCTGGAGTACTACGCGCATCGCGGCTTCGCGCACGTGGGCCGGCACTTCACCGGCGTGGGCGCGCGCGTGGCGGCGCAGATGCAGTCCATCGACGAGCTGCGCCACTTCCAGACCGAGACGCACGCGATCAGCCACTACAACAAGTACTTCAACGGCATGCACAACGCCGCGCACTGGTTCGACCGCGTGTGGTACCTGTCCGTGCCCAAGTCCTTCTTCGAGGACGCGCTGACCGCCGGCCCGTTCGAGTTCCTCACCGCGGTGAGCTTCTCGTTCGAGTACGTGCTGACCAACCTGCTGTTCGTGCCCTTCATGTCCGGTGCGGCGCACAACGGCGACATGTCCACGGTCACCTTCGGCTTCTCGGCCCAGAGCGACGAGTCGCGCCACATGACGCTGGGCATCGAGTGCATCAAGTTCATGCTCGAGCAGGACCCGGACAACGTGCCCATCGTGCAGCGCTGGATCGACAAGTGGTTCTGGCGCGGCTACCGCGTGCTGACGCTGGTGGCGATGATGCAGGACTACATGCTGCCCAAGCGCGTGATGAGCTGGAAGGAAGCCTGGGAGATGTACGCCGAGCAGAACGGCGGCGCCCTGTTCCGTGACCTCGCCCGCTACGGCATCCGCGAGCCGCTCGGCTGGAAGGAAGCCTGCGAGGGCAAGGACCACATCAGCCACCAGGCCTGGAACACCTTCTACAACTACGCTGCCGCCGCGCCCTTCCACACCTGGGTGCCCAGCGACGAGGAAATGGCCTGGCTGTCGGAGAAGTACCCCGAGTCCTTCGACCGCCTGTACCGCCCGCGCCTGGAGTACTACCGCGAACGCCAGCAGCAGGGCAAGCGCTTCTACAACAAGACGCTGCCGATGCTGTGCACGACCTGCCAGATCCCGATGGTCTTCACCGAGCCCGGCGATCCCACCAAGACCTGCTACCGGGAGAGCGACTACTTCGGCAACAAGTACCACTTCTGCAGCGATGGCTGCAAGCAGATCTTCGACCACGAGCCGGAGAAGTACGTGCAGTCCTGGCTGCCGGTGCACCAGATCTACCAGGGCCACTGCTTCAAGCCCGACGTCGACCCGACCCAGCCCGGCTTCGACGCGCTGGGCGCGGTGCTCGACTGGTACGGCCTGAACTTCGGCCGCGACAACCTCGACTTCGAAGGATCTGAAGACCAGAAGAACTTTGCCGCCTGGCGCGGCGAGGCCAAGGGTGACACCACCCAGGAAGGAGCATCGGCATGA
- a CDS encoding phenol hydroxylase subunit P4 gives MSVTAIGTYDFPAKDVRENFPAPLLYIGWEDHLMFCAPFCLPLPSDMPFGALVENVLPGACGDHPDFERIDWGQVQWFKSGQPWQPDFGKTLAENGLGHKDVIRFRTPGLTGIRGSCS, from the coding sequence ATGAGCGTCACCGCGATCGGTACCTACGACTTCCCTGCCAAGGACGTCCGCGAGAACTTCCCGGCGCCGCTGCTGTACATCGGCTGGGAAGACCACCTGATGTTCTGTGCGCCCTTCTGCCTGCCGCTGCCGTCGGACATGCCGTTCGGTGCGCTGGTCGAGAACGTGCTGCCCGGCGCGTGCGGCGACCATCCCGACTTCGAGCGCATCGACTGGGGCCAGGTGCAGTGGTTCAAGTCCGGCCAGCCCTGGCAGCCCGACTTCGGCAAGACGCTGGCCGAGAACGGGCTGGGCCACAAGGACGTGATCCGCTTCCGCACGCCGGGGCTGACCGGCATCCGGGGTTCGTGTTCCTGA